The Polyangiaceae bacterium genome includes a region encoding these proteins:
- a CDS encoding M2 family metallopeptidase, giving the protein MTKTRWIALFLPAAVLAASCGGAAPYTPAPVAPVVNPLPEEGTAKPTGPATVDDAIEFVKDVNATIRALAADADRAAWVKSTYITPDTEHLESKERERVMEFLTRKVKEARRFEGLELPSETARSLYLLKFSAGLPAPSDAKKRARLAELTTQLESIYGKGKYCSPKLKGKGEDKKSECLELDELGNVLSKEKDYDLLLEVWKGWHSISPPMRSMYEEFVTIGNEGASELGFGNMAEIWKGGYDMSAAEFEQEMNRLWTEVKPLYEKLHCLVRARLSKRYGPDKVKPDGPIPAHLLGNMWAQEWQSLYPLVEPHKGKGNIDVTQQLEAKKWDHLKMVKTGEAFFTSLGMQPLPKTFWERSLFTKPKDRNVVCHASAWDVALSGDLRIKMCIQTNFDDLVTIHHELGHNYYYQQYGHLPPLFQAGANDGFHEGIGDTLVLSVTPEYLKKIGLLDRVNDDPKADLNVLMTRALEGVAFLPFGKLIDEWRWRVFDGRTKPSEYNKSWWELRRKYQGIDSAIPRSESDFDAGAKYHIPANVPYTRYFIARILQYQFHRALCKAAGHQGPLYKCSIYGNAAAGKKMIDMLKLGASKEWPVALETISGEKRMDATAIIDYYAPLAAWLDEQNKGQKCGWD; this is encoded by the coding sequence ATGACCAAGACCCGGTGGATTGCGCTCTTTCTCCCCGCCGCCGTGCTCGCCGCCAGTTGTGGTGGTGCCGCGCCCTACACACCCGCACCCGTCGCTCCGGTGGTGAACCCATTGCCCGAAGAGGGGACCGCGAAGCCCACTGGCCCGGCGACCGTCGATGACGCGATCGAGTTCGTCAAGGACGTGAACGCGACGATCCGCGCGCTGGCGGCGGACGCGGATCGCGCGGCCTGGGTCAAGTCCACGTACATCACCCCGGACACCGAGCACCTCGAGTCGAAGGAGCGCGAGCGGGTGATGGAGTTCCTGACCCGCAAGGTGAAGGAGGCGCGGCGCTTCGAGGGGCTCGAGCTGCCCTCGGAGACCGCGCGCAGCCTGTACCTCTTGAAGTTCTCCGCGGGCCTGCCGGCGCCGAGCGACGCCAAGAAGCGCGCGCGCCTGGCCGAGCTCACCACGCAGCTCGAGAGCATCTACGGCAAGGGCAAGTACTGCTCGCCGAAGCTGAAGGGCAAAGGCGAGGACAAGAAGAGCGAGTGCCTGGAGCTGGACGAGCTGGGCAACGTGCTCTCCAAGGAGAAGGACTACGACCTCCTGCTCGAGGTGTGGAAGGGCTGGCACTCCATCTCGCCGCCCATGCGCTCGATGTACGAGGAGTTCGTCACGATCGGCAACGAGGGCGCCAGCGAGCTCGGCTTCGGCAACATGGCCGAGATCTGGAAGGGCGGCTACGACATGTCCGCCGCGGAGTTCGAGCAGGAGATGAACCGGCTCTGGACGGAGGTGAAGCCGCTCTACGAGAAGCTCCACTGCCTGGTGCGCGCGCGACTCTCCAAGCGCTACGGACCGGACAAGGTGAAGCCGGACGGGCCGATCCCCGCACACCTGCTCGGCAACATGTGGGCGCAGGAGTGGCAGTCGCTGTACCCGCTGGTCGAGCCCCACAAGGGGAAGGGCAACATCGACGTCACCCAGCAGCTCGAGGCGAAGAAGTGGGACCACCTGAAGATGGTCAAGACGGGCGAGGCCTTCTTCACCTCGCTCGGCATGCAGCCGCTGCCGAAGACCTTCTGGGAGCGCAGCCTGTTCACGAAGCCCAAGGACCGCAACGTGGTCTGCCACGCCAGCGCCTGGGACGTCGCGCTCTCGGGGGATCTGCGCATCAAGATGTGCATCCAGACCAACTTCGACGACCTCGTGACGATTCACCACGAGCTCGGGCACAACTACTACTACCAGCAGTACGGCCACCTGCCGCCGCTGTTCCAGGCGGGCGCCAACGACGGCTTCCACGAAGGCATCGGCGACACGTTGGTGCTGAGCGTGACGCCCGAGTACTTGAAGAAGATCGGCTTGCTCGATCGGGTGAACGACGACCCGAAGGCGGACCTGAACGTGTTGATGACGCGCGCGCTAGAGGGCGTGGCCTTCTTGCCCTTCGGCAAGCTCATCGACGAGTGGCGCTGGCGCGTGTTCGACGGCCGCACCAAGCCCAGCGAGTACAACAAGAGCTGGTGGGAGCTGCGCCGGAAGTACCAGGGCATCGACTCGGCGATCCCGCGCAGCGAGAGCGACTTCGACGCCGGCGCGAAGTACCACATCCCCGCCAACGTGCCCTACACGCGCTACTTCATCGCGCGTATCCTTCAGTACCAGTTCCACCGCGCGCTGTGCAAAGCGGCGGGGCACCAGGGACCGCTCTACAAGTGCTCCATCTACGGCAACGCCGCGGCGGGCAAGAAGATGATCGACATGCTGAAGCTCGGCGCCAGCAAGGAGTGGCCCGTGGCGCTCGAGACCATCAGCGGCGAAAAGCGCATGGATGCGACGGCGATCATCGACTACTACGCGCCACTCGCGGCCTGGCTCGACGAGCAGAACAAGGGTCAGAAATGCGGCTGGGACTGA
- a CDS encoding VWA domain-containing protein — protein MSHRSLLTASLLCAGMASLSLVQCGGDDGNDDGTGGKGGGLNLGGNGGVGGLDLDGSAANGGGGGAISPDAACGTSSEEATLVPVNMLVMFDRSGSMNQNNKWPQASNALIAFFQDPATAGLRIALRFFPHDQPAAGCTNQGCNTNACSQLLVPIGAVTKDPAPADTQEAALVSGVQSSAPGNGGGTPMFAALGGAEQWAMAHAAAHPNEKVVVVLVTDGLPNGCDEDINNIAALASAARTSHGVLTYAVGLEGSAENQMDTIAVAGGTNKGIFIGSSANAQAELLAALKAIQGSQVSCEFQMPAPKDGSTLDPKKVNVNYTPGGGSTQTLGQVGGAADCANGGWYYDNPTSPSKITLCPSTCSTVQADKAAKMEILLGCATQLQPPPS, from the coding sequence ATGTCGCACCGCTCCCTGCTCACCGCCTCGTTGCTCTGCGCCGGAATGGCCTCGCTCTCCCTCGTCCAGTGCGGCGGCGACGACGGCAACGACGACGGAACCGGAGGGAAGGGAGGCGGCCTCAACCTGGGCGGCAACGGCGGGGTAGGCGGCCTCGACCTCGACGGCAGCGCCGCGAACGGCGGCGGCGGCGGCGCCATCAGCCCCGACGCGGCCTGCGGTACTTCCAGCGAGGAGGCAACCCTCGTCCCAGTCAACATGCTGGTGATGTTCGACCGCTCCGGCTCGATGAACCAGAACAACAAGTGGCCGCAGGCCTCCAACGCGCTGATCGCGTTCTTCCAGGATCCCGCGACCGCGGGCCTGCGCATCGCGCTGCGCTTCTTCCCCCACGACCAGCCGGCGGCCGGCTGCACCAACCAGGGCTGCAACACCAACGCCTGCTCGCAGCTCCTGGTGCCCATCGGCGCGGTGACCAAGGACCCTGCTCCGGCTGACACCCAGGAGGCGGCGCTGGTCAGCGGCGTGCAGAGCAGCGCGCCCGGCAACGGCGGCGGTACGCCGATGTTCGCGGCGCTGGGCGGCGCGGAGCAGTGGGCCATGGCCCACGCCGCCGCGCACCCGAACGAGAAGGTCGTGGTGGTGCTGGTGACCGACGGCCTGCCGAACGGCTGCGACGAGGACATCAACAACATCGCCGCGCTCGCGTCGGCGGCGCGCACCTCGCACGGCGTGCTCACCTACGCGGTCGGCCTCGAGGGGTCCGCAGAGAACCAGATGGACACCATCGCGGTGGCCGGCGGCACCAACAAGGGCATCTTCATCGGCAGCTCGGCGAACGCCCAGGCGGAGCTCCTGGCCGCCCTCAAGGCCATCCAGGGCAGCCAGGTCTCCTGCGAGTTCCAGATGCCGGCGCCCAAGGACGGCTCGACCCTGGACCCCAAGAAGGTGAACGTGAACTACACGCCGGGCGGCGGCAGCACCCAGACCCTGGGCCAGGTCGGCGGCGCGGCGGACTGCGCGAACGGCGGCTGGTACTACGACAACCCGACCAGCCCCAGCAAGATCACCCTCTGCCCCAGCACCTGCTCGACGGTGCAGGCCGACAAGGCCGCGAAGATGGAGATCCTGCTCGGCTGCGCCACGCAGCTCCAGCCGCCACCGTCGTGA
- a CDS encoding ABC transporter ATP-binding protein gives MISLRALATHAGTFRLGPVSLTIRRGEVLVLLGPSGAGKTLLLETMMGLRQADAGQVVIAGRDVTRLPPEQRDLAYLPQDVALFPHLSVRDNVLFGRRVRGTLAGAEADLERLADLLQIRHLLGRATIGSLSGGERQRVALARALITNPKVVFLDESFSGLDAHIRRELLSQLRELQRSLELTVVYVTHNQREASAIGDSVAVLMEGSVVQEAAPETLFRQPGDLRVARFIQLSNILELDSTHGPACSVSGVPLTLSSAPPEGRRLWLGVAAEDVVLLRPGEAEEIGMVANVLRGRVLGIDGRHATIDVVDGEGLTISCQLSARDRAHMGTGLRAGEEVAIHLPPQALSVFPERAP, from the coding sequence GTGATCTCGCTCCGTGCCCTCGCGACGCACGCGGGGACGTTTCGCCTCGGTCCGGTCAGCCTGACGATCCGGCGCGGCGAGGTGCTCGTCCTGCTCGGTCCGTCGGGAGCCGGGAAGACCCTGCTGCTCGAGACCATGATGGGGCTCCGCCAGGCCGACGCGGGGCAGGTCGTGATCGCCGGTCGGGACGTGACGCGGCTTCCGCCGGAGCAGCGTGACCTCGCCTACCTTCCTCAGGACGTCGCGCTGTTTCCACACCTGTCGGTGCGCGACAACGTGCTCTTCGGGCGGCGCGTGCGCGGGACCCTGGCTGGTGCCGAGGCCGATCTCGAGCGCCTCGCGGACCTCTTGCAGATCCGTCACCTGCTGGGGCGCGCGACGATTGGATCCCTGTCCGGGGGCGAACGCCAGCGTGTGGCGCTGGCGCGCGCGCTGATCACGAACCCGAAGGTGGTGTTTCTCGACGAGAGCTTCTCCGGCCTGGATGCGCACATCCGCCGAGAGCTCCTGAGCCAGCTGCGCGAGCTTCAGCGGAGCCTCGAGCTCACCGTCGTGTACGTCACGCACAATCAGCGCGAAGCGTCCGCGATCGGAGACAGCGTCGCGGTGTTGATGGAAGGCAGCGTGGTCCAAGAGGCAGCCCCCGAGACCCTGTTTCGGCAGCCGGGCGATCTCAGGGTTGCCCGATTCATCCAGCTGTCGAACATCCTCGAGCTCGACTCGACGCATGGACCAGCGTGCTCCGTCAGCGGCGTGCCCCTCACGCTCTCGTCGGCGCCGCCAGAGGGGCGACGCCTGTGGCTCGGTGTCGCGGCCGAGGACGTGGTGCTGCTGCGCCCGGGTGAGGCCGAAGAAATCGGCATGGTCGCAAACGTCCTGCGTGGGCGCGTGCTGGGCATCGACGGGCGACACGCGACGATCGACGTCGTCGACGGTGAAGGACTGACGATCTCGTGCCAGCTGTCCGCGCGCGATCGCGCTCACATGGGAACGGGCCTTCGCGCGGGAGAGGAGGTGGCGATCCACCTCCCTCCGCAGGCGCTGTCCGTGTTTCCGGAGCGCGCTCCCTGA
- a CDS encoding ABC transporter permease, which translates to MEVRSWFSLYLLAGLGGAIACIVAILAVQLAYPAGAEQPWAGFAEPDVWAAVRLSLMTSTLAALLAMAVAVPASYALARWRFAGRTIVDALLDVPIVLSPIVVGVALILVFRTSAGRWFEEHALRVVFEVPGIVAAQFILALALQVRVLKAAFEELDPRYEQVARFLGCTPWGAFFRVTLPMCRTSLLAAFVLGWARALGDIGATMTVAGSVRFKTETIPVAIYNNLASVRIGKALGLSLLMTFIALFVLIVVRVVAARRKT; encoded by the coding sequence GTGGAAGTGAGGAGCTGGTTCTCCCTCTACCTGCTCGCCGGCCTGGGCGGGGCAATCGCGTGCATCGTGGCGATCCTCGCCGTGCAGCTCGCCTATCCGGCGGGCGCCGAGCAGCCGTGGGCGGGCTTCGCCGAGCCGGATGTCTGGGCCGCGGTGCGGCTGAGCCTCATGACCTCCACCCTCGCCGCGCTCTTGGCCATGGCGGTCGCGGTTCCAGCGTCCTACGCCCTCGCGCGCTGGCGCTTCGCCGGGAGGACGATCGTGGACGCCCTCCTCGACGTTCCCATCGTGCTGTCCCCCATCGTCGTGGGCGTGGCGCTGATCCTGGTGTTCCGGACCTCGGCCGGGCGGTGGTTCGAAGAACACGCGCTCCGGGTCGTGTTCGAGGTCCCCGGCATCGTCGCCGCGCAGTTCATCCTGGCGCTCGCGCTCCAGGTCCGCGTGCTCAAGGCCGCGTTCGAGGAGCTCGACCCGCGCTACGAACAGGTGGCTCGCTTCCTGGGGTGTACCCCGTGGGGCGCGTTCTTTAGGGTCACGCTGCCGATGTGCCGCACGAGCCTGCTCGCGGCCTTCGTCCTGGGCTGGGCGCGCGCCCTGGGCGACATCGGTGCCACGATGACCGTCGCCGGCTCGGTCCGCTTCAAGACCGAGACCATCCCGGTCGCCATCTACAACAACCTGGCGAGCGTGCGCATCGGCAAAGCGCTCGGCCTGTCGCTGCTCATGACCTTCATCGCGCTGTTCGTGCTCATCGTCGTCCGGGTGGTCGCGGCGCGGAGGAAGACGTGA
- a CDS encoding extracellular solute-binding protein has translation MRLNLAALVVSLLLSFACSKPDTREGAAGKKTLEIFVGSASKPPTEAAVLAFEKKAGVKVEAHYGGSGKMLSELKLAERGDVYFPGSSDYMELAKREGLVFAETEQRVVYLIPAINVQKGNPRGIRSLADLGKPGVRVGIARPDTVCVGLYAVEMLEAQRVASLVRPNIVTQTESCEKTAQILSMKAVDAILGWEVFEHWDPANIESIYPPPEQVTRIGYIPAAVAKATKNRELAEAFIAFLVSDEGRAIYKRWSYLTTVEEARKHATATTPIGGEWELPASWK, from the coding sequence ATGAGGCTGAATCTGGCGGCGCTGGTCGTGTCGCTCCTGCTCTCGTTTGCCTGCTCGAAGCCAGACACGAGGGAGGGCGCGGCAGGTAAGAAGACGCTCGAGATCTTCGTCGGCTCCGCCTCCAAGCCCCCGACCGAGGCCGCCGTGCTGGCCTTCGAGAAGAAGGCCGGCGTGAAGGTCGAGGCTCACTACGGTGGCTCGGGCAAGATGCTGTCCGAGCTCAAGCTGGCGGAGCGCGGCGACGTCTATTTCCCGGGCTCTTCGGACTACATGGAGCTCGCCAAGCGGGAAGGGCTCGTCTTCGCCGAGACCGAGCAGCGAGTCGTCTACCTGATCCCCGCCATCAACGTGCAGAAAGGCAACCCGCGCGGCATCCGCTCCCTCGCCGATCTCGGCAAGCCCGGCGTTCGCGTCGGCATCGCTCGACCGGACACCGTGTGCGTCGGCCTGTACGCGGTGGAGATGCTCGAGGCCCAGCGCGTGGCGAGCCTGGTGCGACCCAACATCGTGACGCAGACCGAGTCCTGCGAGAAGACCGCGCAGATCCTCTCGATGAAGGCCGTCGACGCCATCCTGGGCTGGGAGGTCTTCGAGCACTGGGACCCAGCGAACATCGAGAGCATCTACCCGCCGCCGGAGCAGGTCACCCGCATCGGCTACATCCCCGCGGCCGTGGCGAAGGCCACGAAGAACCGCGAGCTCGCCGAGGCGTTCATCGCCTTCCTGGTCAGCGACGAGGGTCGAGCAATCTACAAACGCTGGAGCTACCTCACGACCGTCGAGGAGGCGCGCAAGCACGCCACCGCGACGACGCCGATCGGTGGCGAGTGGGAGCTCCCCGCGTCGTGGAAGTGA
- a CDS encoding helix-turn-helix domain-containing protein: MRVMSSNRVRELREARGLSQIALAERSRLTRQSVGAIEAGRAIPAVDVALRIARALDCQVEELFGPSDEAPALDVELAAESATSRLALALVRERWVGLPLAGDGLRTAADALVVTARGRRASVTPLRPLGESRENLALMGCATGLGLLADRLHGKRGSGRYHWLPSSSGAALRALASGYAHVAGVHSVAAGGESDPNVAAVRKSVGREALVLVTLAGWEAGLLTRGDDGRVRSVADVTARGVTLVVREKGAGARQLLEQRMRAAGLSLDLLRGQLVASGHLDVARAVAMGAADVGVATRDAALAFGLRFVPLAEERYDLVIPQSLMSDARVERLLDVLVSQASRRELASLGYDVSSAGNRVAEVSAA; encoded by the coding sequence ATACGTGTCATGTCATCCAACCGCGTCCGGGAGCTGCGGGAGGCCCGCGGGCTCTCGCAGATCGCGCTCGCCGAGCGCTCGCGGCTCACGCGCCAGAGCGTCGGCGCCATCGAGGCCGGGCGTGCGATCCCGGCGGTGGACGTCGCGCTGCGCATCGCGCGCGCCCTCGACTGCCAGGTCGAGGAGCTCTTCGGGCCCTCCGACGAGGCGCCGGCGCTCGACGTGGAGCTGGCCGCAGAGTCGGCGACCTCGAGGTTGGCGCTCGCGCTCGTCCGAGAGCGCTGGGTGGGTCTGCCTCTCGCCGGCGATGGGCTCCGTACGGCGGCGGACGCGCTGGTCGTGACGGCGCGAGGGCGGCGTGCGTCCGTGACGCCGCTCCGTCCGCTCGGCGAGTCGCGCGAGAACCTCGCGCTGATGGGCTGCGCCACCGGGCTCGGGCTCCTCGCCGATCGCCTCCACGGAAAGCGCGGGTCCGGCCGCTACCACTGGCTCCCCTCGTCGAGCGGGGCAGCGCTGCGGGCGCTCGCCAGCGGCTACGCGCACGTCGCCGGGGTGCACTCGGTCGCCGCTGGGGGCGAGAGCGACCCCAACGTCGCGGCGGTTCGCAAGAGCGTGGGGCGCGAGGCGCTCGTGCTCGTGACCTTGGCCGGCTGGGAAGCGGGGCTTCTGACCCGCGGCGACGACGGCCGCGTCCGCTCCGTCGCCGACGTCACTGCGCGAGGAGTGACCTTGGTCGTGCGCGAGAAGGGCGCCGGTGCGCGGCAGCTCCTGGAGCAACGAATGCGGGCGGCGGGGCTCTCGCTCGATCTGCTGCGCGGCCAGCTGGTCGCTTCGGGCCACCTCGACGTGGCGCGCGCCGTCGCCATGGGGGCGGCGGACGTCGGCGTGGCGACGCGCGACGCTGCGCTCGCGTTCGGCCTGCGCTTCGTGCCGCTGGCCGAGGAGCGCTACGATCTGGTGATCCCGCAGTCGCTCATGAGCGACGCCCGCGTCGAGCGCCTGCTCGACGTGCTGGTGTCCCAGGCCAGCCGGCGGGAGCTCGCGTCGCTCGGCTACGACGTGTCCAGTGCGGGCAATCGGGTCGCCGAGGTGAGCGCGGCATGA
- a CDS encoding sulfite exporter TauE/SafE family protein — MDPVRLALLGLAAAVAAIINSIAGGGSLVSFPALLAAGVPPVLASATNTAALTPGGIASAIAYRSELGPRARLSFALAAVSSLGGVAGAVLLLSAPPRAFELVVPWLVLAATLLLLFQERLTPKETSGAERPRTKLLVALGLTSIAVYGGYFGAGIGMLTLALLAALGSASLHRMNAMKSVIVASINGAATLYFLAMGRVELVPALVMAAGAIAGGYTGAAVARRVNPRRVRWVVVAIGVGLSGLLAVRYY; from the coding sequence GTGGATCCCGTGCGACTCGCCCTGCTCGGCCTCGCCGCCGCCGTGGCTGCGATCATCAACTCGATCGCGGGGGGAGGTTCCCTGGTGTCCTTTCCGGCGCTGCTGGCGGCCGGCGTGCCGCCGGTCCTGGCGAGCGCCACCAACACGGCAGCGCTCACACCGGGAGGAATCGCTTCCGCGATTGCCTACCGCTCCGAGCTCGGGCCGCGGGCGCGCCTGAGCTTCGCGCTCGCGGCGGTCTCGTCGCTCGGCGGGGTCGCGGGTGCGGTGCTCTTGCTCTCGGCGCCGCCCCGCGCCTTCGAGCTGGTCGTGCCGTGGCTGGTCCTCGCGGCCACCTTGCTGCTGCTGTTCCAGGAGCGGCTCACGCCGAAGGAAACGAGCGGGGCAGAGCGTCCGAGGACCAAGCTCCTGGTGGCGCTCGGCCTGACGTCGATCGCGGTCTACGGCGGCTACTTCGGCGCCGGTATCGGCATGCTCACACTGGCGCTGTTGGCGGCGCTCGGCAGCGCGAGCTTGCACCGCATGAACGCCATGAAGAGCGTGATCGTCGCCAGCATCAACGGTGCCGCGACGCTCTACTTCCTGGCGATGGGCCGAGTGGAGCTGGTCCCGGCGCTGGTGATGGCTGCCGGAGCGATTGCGGGGGGCTACACCGGCGCCGCCGTCGCGCGTCGCGTGAACCCGCGTCGCGTGCGCTGGGTGGTGGTGGCCATCGGCGTCGGGCTGAGCGGGCTCCTGGCGGTCAGGTACTACTAG